A stretch of DNA from Lysinibacillus sp. B2A1:
TATGCAAAGGTGGTTTCCTGAATCACCAGTATGGATGTGGTGCCTACTATTTGCAGCACTGCTCTTTGTATTGAATGGTTTATCAGCAAAAGCGTTCGGTGAAGCAGAATTTGTCTTCTCAAGCATTAAAATATTGGCAATCATAATGTTCCTTGTGGTTGGTGGGGCAGCTATGTTTGGTCTAATCGATATGAAAGATGGAACAGATGCACCATTTCTTTCTCATTTTTATGAGGGAGGGCTTTTTCCAAATGGGCTATCAGCCTTGCTTATTACCATGATTACTGTGAATTTTTCATTCCAAGGTACTGAATTAATTGGTATTGCTGCGGGGGAGAGTGAAAATCCTGAAAAGACAATCCCTAAATCGATTAAACAAACAGTTTGGCGGACACTTTTCTTCTTCGTATTATCTGTCGTTATACTGGCAGGTATGATACCTATGGAAAAAGCAGGTGTTGTTGAAAGTCCCTTTGTTGTTGTGCTAGATAGTATCGGAATTCCATATGCAGCAGATATCATGAATTTTGTTATTCTAACAGCATTATTATCTGTTGCTAACTCTGGACTTTATGCAGCAACACGTATGCTATTCTCCCTTTCTGTTGAAAAGATGGCAAGTCCCATTTTAGGAAAGGTGAATAAAAGAGGGATTCCTATGAATGCATTACTGATTACACTTGCTGTGGCTGGTTTGTCATTGCTATCAAGCGTATTCGCTGCAAAAACAGTATTTGTATGGCTTCTTTCCCTAGCAGGCTTAGGCGCACAAATTGGTTGGATTGCCATTACGGCTTCCCAAATTGCTTTTAGAAGATCCTATATACGTCA
This window harbors:
- a CDS encoding amino acid permease; amino-acid sequence: MAAEQYELKRSMKARHLFMISLGGCIGTGFFLGSGYTINQAGPTGAILAYLVGGLVMYLTMLCLGELSVAMPVSGSFQTYTTKFIGPATGFAVGWLYWLGWAVTVALEFLGAGQLMQRWFPESPVWMWCLLFAALLFVLNGLSAKAFGEAEFVFSSIKILAIIMFLVVGGAAMFGLIDMKDGTDAPFLSHFYEGGLFPNGLSALLITMITVNFSFQGTELIGIAAGESENPEKTIPKSIKQTVWRTLFFFVLSVVILAGMIPMEKAGVVESPFVVVLDSIGIPYAADIMNFVILTALLSVANSGLYAATRMLFSLSVEKMASPILGKVNKRGIPMNALLITLAVAGLSLLSSVFAAKTVFVWLLSLAGLGAQIGWIAITASQIAFRRSYIRQGGKVEDLKFKAPLYPLVPILGLAANCIVMASLAFDPSQRLALYCGGAFFIGCYIVYYLKVKKVTKLKINQQEVQLKLEQKMYL